AACGTCACCCCGGCCGTGAACCAGATTGAGACAAACCCGTTCTACCAGCGGGCGGTCGAAAACGAACTGATGCATACCCACGGCGTTCAGCACGAATCCTGGGCCCCGTTCGCGGAGGGGAAAAACAACCTCTTCGAGAACCCGACCCTTGACACCATCAGTTCCGAGCACGGCAAGTCCGTGGCCCAGGTGGTGCTGCGCTGGCTGATCCAGCGTGAAATTGTGGTGATCCCCAAAACCGTCCAGGTGGACCGGATGGCCGCGAACATGGACGTGTTCGATTTTGAGCTGAGCCCTCAGGAAATGGCTGCCATCGCTGACCTCGATACCGGCAAGACCCAGTTCTTCAACCACAGTGACCCGGAGGCCGTCAGCCAGCTCAGCGGCGTCAAAATGGAGTAAGCCAGCCCCCGCCGCGGCAGACCACCCGGGTCACTCTGACTCGGGGGCTGCGGCAGTTTCGGGCGCCTTGTGTAGGTCGCGCACGAGGTAAAGCCAGGGGAAGGCCCGGCAGCCGACCTCCCAGCCGTCTGTCTCGTAGAGGTGGGACGGCTTCGTCCACAGCACCCGGCGGTGCTCCCACTGGGTATCGGTGCGCAGCACGCGGTGACGCAGCCAGTCGACGCCGATGGTGCGCCAGCCCATCCTCCCGGCAAGCTCCAGTTCACCCATCTCATCGAAGGCAGTCACCGGTCCGAGCCATCGTTCCTGAGAATCGGGGAGGCCCTCCTCCGTGCGGCCGCCGAAACGCTGCTGGACAGCTTGCCGGGTCAATCCCAGCTCACGGCCTAGTGCAGCCCAGCTGACGCCTGCGCTTCGGGCAGCAGCGACCGCCCGGTGCTGTAGTTGCTGGCTGGCGCGTTCAGCCGCACCAGTCCGCGCCACGAGGGCGAGATGGTCCGCCTCGGTGAGGTTGCCGGCGTCGTCGTAATCGCCGAGTATCAGGGCTCCGATCTGCTCCTGAAGATCTGTGCCGCCAAGCTGGTCCGTCACTGCTGGTCCGTCCGGTCCCGGCTGGGGAGCCAGTCGTCTGTCTGGGTGCTGGTAAGCCCGTGTCTGCGGACACAGAGAACGCCAAAATAGACGCTCAGGACGATCAGCATGAACGCTGCCCCCTGGCACATGCCCTTGAGGAATCCGTCCAAGTCAAGGATGAGGTACAGGGCGATCAGCGCCAGTCCCGCCACCAGCATGATGAAGGCCAAAAGGGCTATGACAGCTCGTGAAGATTTCATGTGTCAATTAGAAGTTGACACATATCCGGTGTCAAGGCCTTATTGACGCCTTTTTTCTTTGTCCGTCCCCTCCAAAGCTGCTACCGAACCTCGGCAGGGGCCAGGGCGAGCTGCAATTCGCTGCAAAGTTCCGCCAGGGCCTGCGGGGCGCTGCGGCAGAGCCGGGGAAACGCCAGATACCCGTGCGGCATCCCCACATAGGTGGTGACACGGACCGGAACGCCGGCGGCGCGCAGGACTTCGGCGTAGCGCAGCCCGTCGTCACGGATCGGATCATGCTCGGCCACCTGGATGAGTGCCGGAGGCAGTCCGCTGTGGTCTGCGGCAAGAAGGGGCGAGGCGTAGGGATTGCTGCGGTCGCCGTCGTCGGGCACGTAGTGGCGGCGGAAGGCGAGGACATCGCTCTTGGTGAGCACGGGTGCGTCCGCGTTTTCCTCCAGCGAGGCGCTGCCCAGGGTCAGGTCGGTGGCGGGGTAAATCAGGCCCTGAAAAGTGATCGGCGGCCCCGACCTGTCCCGGGCCATCAGCGTCAGAACCGCGGCAAGATTCCCTCCGGCACTGTCGCCGACGACGGCGATCCTGCCGCCGTCGGCCTGCCATTGCGCCGCACGCGCGGCCACATCCACCAGGGCCGCGTAGCAATCCTCGGCCGCAGCGGGCCAGCGGTGCGTCGGTGCCAGCCGGTAATCGAGGGATACGACGACGGCTCCGGTTTCCTTCGCAATTTTGCTGGCCAGCCAGTCGTAGGTGTTCAGGGTTCCGCTGGTCCAGCCGCCGCCGTGAATCAGGATGACGAGCGGCAACAGCCCCTGGGCGTTGTGCGGGCGGTAAATCCGGACCGGGATCCGGCCCTCGCCGCCGTCTGCGGTGTCATTGGTGACGTCAACGCCCGCTGCGAGCCCGCCCAGCACCCAGTCCAGCACCGGGTTGTGTTCGACGGTGCGCTGCTGATCGGTGAGGATCTGCTCCTCGCTCTTGCCGGTGACTGAGATCCTCCGCAGGGCCCGTCCGATCAACCGCACCCGCAAATCCAGCTTCGCCATGTCCGCACCTTCCCGGAAGTTGGCAACCGGTCCGGTTGCGACTGGCTTGAATATACAGATCAGGACCGGGTTTCGGGTATCCCCAGGTGACCGGTGAGATTCAGGTCCAGAACGCGCCGGTCATGATAGAAATCGTCTTCATTCAAATGCGTAATGCTGCCCGGGGACAGTCGAAATTTCACGTAGCCGGCGGCGTGGAGGGGCAAATTGATCCAGGCAGCAATGAGGTAAGTGGCTGAACCGCCGTGGGTTACAACAACTGTTCACGAAGGTCCGGGTCGAAAGTTATTGCCAGGCCCAGCCGGTCGCTGATGGTTTCTGCCGTCTGCCGCGTCCGGCGCAGATCTGAGCTGATGAGGAGCGTCCCGCCGTCGCCGTCGGGCAGGGATCCGGATAGGAGATCGCCCAGCGTGGCAGCTATCCGGCCCGCGTCTTTCACGCCCGGGGGGTCAGTGCCGAGTCATGCCAACCGCCAACAATGTTCTCGACGTGGTGGGTCGCCTCGGGGTGGGTGACAATGTACAAGTTCCGCATGGTGACATGGTCCACCACAGAGTTTCGTCAGTCACGTACACGGATCCGTCAATGACTGCTGCTCGGCGTACGGGTAGGGGCGGCGCAGGTGGTCCAGGATGACGTCGGCATACACTGCGGCCAGAGTCTGCCGGCGGTCGGCCGTCACGAGGTGACCGCCGACGCGCGCGGCGCAAACATGATCACCGCTACTCCCGCGAGGCAGATGATCGAGCCGATGACATCCCAGCGGTCGGGCCGGAAGCCGTCAAAGACCATGCCCCACGCCAGCGACCCGGCAACAAACACTCCGCCGTAGGCCGCCAGAATCCGCCCGAAATGTGCGTCGGGCTGAAGTGTCGCTACAAAGCCGTAGAGCCCCAGGGCAATGACTCCGAGACCGGCCCACCACCAGGCGCGATCCTCCCGGACGGCCTGCCACACCATCCAGGCGCCGCCGATTTCGGCCAGGGCGGCCAAGAGGAATAGCGGCCAAGAGGAATAAGAGCACGGTTTTCGCAGTGGTCATACGAACATCCTGCCGCACCCGCGAAGGGTCCGGGGTTTGCGTTCTTGGTCACCTTTACGCCGTGCGTCAGCGATATTCAGAAACTTGAACAGCTTCACCCTATAGTCTGGTCTGTTGTCCCTGCCGCCACTGCGGCTGCCGGGGCCGGGGGATCCCTGGGCTCGGACGGCGGAACGCCCCCTCGAACAGAACAGAAGGATGAAGATGGATCAAGAGCGCATGAATGTGGAATCGTTCAACCTCGACCACCGTCTTGTTGCGGCACCATATATCCGGGTTGCCGACACAAAGCAGCTTCCGGGCGGTGACGTGATTACCAAGTTTGATGTTCGGTTCACCCAGCCCAACGCGGCCCACCTCGAAATGGACGCCGTGCACTCCCTGGAGCACCTTTTTGCCGAACATTCACGCAATCACTCCGACAAGGTGATTGATTTCTCCCCGATGGGCTGCCAGACGGGCTTCTATCTGATGATGCAGGGCGCTCCGGCCTTTGAAGAGGTCGCTGCTCTGATCGAGGTGACGTTGAACGACGTTCTGCGCGCAGCTGAAGTGCCTGCCGCCAATGAGGTTCAGTGCGGCTGGGGCGCCAACCACTCCCTCGAAGCGGCGCAGGCGGCGGCTTCGGGCTTCCTTGCGGAACGCGCCGGCTGGGATGTGGTGTACGCGTGAGTTCAGCTGCATTCGTCATCCTCGTAGCGATGGAAGACGAGCTTGTCCCCTTCATGGAACGGGCAGAGGATATTGGCCCGGCCCGGCAGATCGGAAATGCGGTTCACCGCGATGCTGTTCTGGCTGGCCACCCCGTTGTGCTCGTTCGAACCGGCATCGGCCTCGTTAACGCCGCCGGAGCAGCAACCTCGGCACTTCTCGAAGCACAGCGTGCCGGCGGAAACACTGAGCATCCGGTCGTGATCAGCGCGGGCAGCGCCGGCGGGTTGGGAGCCGGTGTCCGTGTTGGCGACGTCGTGGTGGGAACCCAGTACATCAATGTGGACGCCGACGCCCGTGCCTTCGGGTACAAGCTCGGCCAGGTACCGGGAATGCCCGACACCTACCCGGCCCCTGAGCCGCTGACCGAATCCATTCGCCTGGCCCGGTCCGGCGGAACCATTCCGATGCACCACGGCCTGATCGTTTCCAGCTACAACTTTGTCACTCCGGCTAGGGCCGAACTGATTACCGGTAGTTTCCCCGGTGCGCTGGCAACGGACATGGAGTCCTCCGCGATTGCTCAGACATGCTTCGTTTTTGGGGCCCCGTTCATTTCTGTCCGCGGCATCTCCGACCTGTGCGGGCCTGCAGCGGAGGATGATTTCCGGGACCAGGTGGATGACGCAGCAACCCAGTCGGCCAACGTGGTGATCTCTTCGCTGGACGCCATGGCAGGGGTGGCGGGCGCCTACCAGCCGGCCTAGCGCGGAGACTTGGGGCATTTCCCTCCGTTTTGGGAAATCCCTGCCGTTGCGAACCGGCAGTTTTTGCCCAAACCGGGCGCTTTTCCCTAAAGCGGAGGGATCTCGCCGGGGATCCCTCCGCAGGCGCCCCGGCCCCGGTGAACTACAGCATCCGCAGGGGAGCACCGGCCAGGAATCCCTGAATATCCTCCACCACCTGCGGAAAGAACGTGGCGTAGTTCCGCTCCGTCACGTAACCCAGGTGCGGGGTCGCCAGGACATTGGGCAGATCCCGGAACGGAGACGACGCCGGCAGCGGCTCCTCCTCGAAAACATCCAGTCCGGCGCCGGCAATCCGCCCCTGCATCAGCGCCTCCAGAAGGGCTGCCTGATCCACGATCGCGGCGCGCGATGTGTTGATCAGATGCGCCGTCGGCTTCATGAGGGCTAACTCTTCGGCGCCGAGCAGGCCCCGCGTGCGGTCGCTGAGAACCAGATGGACGGAGACGACGTCGGCTTCAGCCAGCAGCTCCTCCTTGGAAGCTGCAAGCCTTGCACCGGTTGCCTCGGCCCGTTCTGCGGTGAGGTTGGAGCTCCACGCGAGCACGTCCATGCCAAACGCCGTTCCGACGCGTGCAACCTGCGAACCGATCTTGCCCAGTCCCAGCAGCCCGAGGGTGGCACCGTGCAGGTCCGTGCCGACGGTGTGCTGCCATGGCCCGCGGTCCCGGAGGGCCGTCGCTTCGGGAACCAGATGACGGGCCAGTCCCAGGATCAGGGCCCAGGTCAGCTCCGCCGGGGGAGAGGAGTTGCTCGCCGTGCCGCACACTGTCACGCCCTGGTTGCGGGCTGCCTCCACATCGATGGACGCGTTGCGCATGCCGGTGGTCACCAACAGTTTCAGCCGGGGAAGCCGCACTAGGAGACTGGCTGGAAAGGGCGTCCGTTCGCGCATCAGGACGACGACGTCGAACCCGGCCAGGCGCTCTGCCGCGGCATCTTCCCCGGTGAGGTGATCCGTGAAGACAGTCAGCTCAACCTGTTCGCCGAGGCTGCCCCAGTCGGCAAACCGGGTGGCGGCATGCTGATAATCGTCGAGCACTGCACATTTCACAAGCATGCATTTTCCTTTGCGGCGGGGTGGCGATGCAATTGACATTAGCTGAGGCTTGATAGACATTTCAGATATGAGCCAAGACAATCCTGCCCCAACGCGACCGGCTTTTGCAGCTTTATTTATTGCCCTCGCTTCGGTGGGAACAGCACTTTCCGCAGTGGCCGTCGACTCACTTCCTTTCAGGATCTCCCTGATTGTCATCTCACTGTTGCTGCTCGCCGGCACGGGCGCATTTCTTGCCCTGGCGTTGGCTCGGCCGCGGCGGTCATAAGGCCATGCAACCACCGAAAAGGCTGTGCCCGGCCAAGCTGGGCCAGGCACAGCCTCTCTGTATTCGGACGTTTAGACCCTGAAGCCGGAAAAGACGGAGTACATGTAGTTTGTTCCCTGCTCCAGCGCAGCAGTGAAAATGCGTTCGTCATTGCCGTGCATCCCAATCAGCTGTTCGTTGCTGAGGACATAAGGGTAGACGCCGTAGCCCGGGATTCCGCGGTCGCGCCACGGGGCCAGGCTGGTTCCCGCCTCGAACAGGGCGGGAGTGAAGCGGGCTCCGGGGTAGGTCTTCCGGGCCGCCGTTTTCAGCGCCCGGAACAGATCCGTGTTGGTGTCCGCCGGAGGAGTGGCCCAAGTCTGGTCCAGCGTGGCCAGATAATCCTCTTCGGAGACGCCTTCAGGGGCCGCGATCCTCACTTCCACGTCCTTGCCGGACAGCCGGTCGCGGACCTGGGCCAGGAATTCCCGCGGCTTCTGGCCCCCGGGAATGGCGCGGCAGTTCAAGCGTGCCTCGGCAGAGGACGGAATGACGTTCTCCTTGTAGCCCGCGTTCTCGATGACAAAGGCGTGGGTGGTGCGCAGCAGTGCGCTGTGCAATGCCGGGTAGGGCGACTTGGCGATCACCATGCGTGCCCAGCGGTCCAGCATTTGAGGGTTCCGTGCCTCCAGCATCCTCCGCAGTGCTTGGGCGAATCCCCGGTTCCTGGTGGCCTCCGCCAGGGCTCTGAAATACTCGCGGGTCACATCCGTGAGATAGACCGGAGCCTGCCAGTCGCCCAGCTTCGCGACGGCGCGTGCCAGGGTGACTATGGCGGCATCGCTGAGCGGTTTGGAGGAGTGGGTGGCGGTGCCCCGTGCGATGAGGTCGATATTGAAGTAAACCTTGTCCTGCCTCGTTGCGCTGATGAGCATGGGGGTGGTTTGGTCCTCCTGGGCCAGGAACCAGCCTCCCTCCGTAAGCACGGAACCTGCGTCGAGTTTGTCCCAGTAGTTAGCTGCGAGCCAGCGCGAACCGAAGGATCCCGCTTCCTCGTCGCAGTCCGTGAGCACAATGATGTCCCGGTCGAAACGGGCGCCTTCGCTCAGATGGCGCAGCAGGGCCGCGATGGAAGCGGCGTTTGCCCCCTTCATGTCCAGTGCGCCGCGTCCGTAGATTTCACCGTTGCGCACCTCGCCGCTGAACGGATCGGCTGTCCAGTTCTCCAGCTCCACCGGCACCACATCGGAGTGGCCCAGCAGCAGGAGGGGGTCGGCCCGGCCGGTGCCCGGGATTCGCGCGATGAGATGCACATTGTTTGGCTGCGGCGTGTCGATGATCTCGACCGGAACTCCCGCGCGGGTCCAGACCTCCCTCAGCATCTCGGCATGGGGGCGGGTGCTGGCTCCTGTTCCGAAATTCTGGGTATCGAAGGACAGCATCCGTTTTAGCAGGTCCAGCGGATCGGTGTCCGTGCCGGGGATGGCGGGGGCGGCGGGTGCAGGAACGGCCGAAGGCGCCGTGAGCAGGCTCAGGCCCGCGAGTCCGGCAGCCGTGGTTCCGGCTACGCCGCCCAGGAATGTCCTGCGCCGGACGCTCGCTGCATGTTGATCGCCGGCTAACAATTGATGGTCACGGGGTGTAGGGGTGCGCATGGTGTTTCCCTCTCGGTGCGGCGGCATGTCCCAGTGAAGGACGCCCGGGCCGCCACGCTCACAGGGGCGCTGCGCAAAGGCAAGGCTGCAAGGCTGGAACGGGTCAAAAGCGTCTAAAGAGCCGGGCTGTCGGTACACACACCGTTGACGGCTGAGGCCTGCTAAGGGAGACTGCAAAGTTTCCCCGGCTGCTAACAGTCCCGCAAGCGGCAGTTTCCCCAACCGTCGCACTTGGCATCCTGCTTGTGACGCGCATCATACTTCCAGTACAGTGAACACCAGCTTGATTCGAATACTGAACTGGCTGTTCAAATAACGAACAACAGTCGCTGTTTGAACACGTGAAACCCCAGTCGGTCCGCAGACACAAAGAAGTGAGGACGCCCGTGCAGTTCCACCACCACGGCTACGTATCCGGAGACCCGCGCATTCAGCCGGCCGCAGGCATGGGCCTTGACCGCCCTGCGGAACTCCCGGATCAGGTTGACGTCCTGATTGTCGGCTCAGGTCCGGCCGGCATGCTCACCGCCGCGCAGCTGTCCCAGTTCCCGAACATCACCACCCGGATCGTGGAGCGCCGCGACGGACGGCTGGTTCTGGGCCAGGCAGACGGCATCCAGGCCCGCAGCGTTGAAACCTTCCAGGCGTTTGGCTTCGCCGAGGAGATCACCGCTGAGGCCTACCGGATCACCGAGATGTGCTTTTGGCGCCCCGACCCCGAGGACCCTTCGCGCATTGTCCGCTCCGGGCGCGCCCTCGATGATGAAGCCGGCATCAGCGAGTTCCCGCACCTGATCGTGAACCAGGCCCGGGTATTGGACTACTTCGCCCGGGTCATGGCCTACGCGCCCACCCGCATGGCTCCCGATTACGGCTTCGAGTTTGTTGGCCTGGAGGTCGACGACGACGCCGAGTACCCGGTGACCGTCACCCTCCTGCGCACTGCAGGTCCGGATGAAGGCACCGAACGCACGGTGAAGGCCAAGTATGTGGTGGGCTCTGACGGCGCACGCAGCAAGGTCCGCTCCGCCATCGGCTGCACCCTCGAGGGAGACAAGGCAAACCATGCCTGGGGCGTGATGGATGTCCTGGCAAACACTGACTTCCCCGATATCCGCACCAAGTGCGCCATCCAGTCCTCCAACGGCGGCTCCATCCTGCTCATTCCGCGTGAGGGCGGGCACCTGTTCCGGATGTACGTGGATCTCGGTGTGGTGCCCGAGGATGACAACGGTGCTGTCCGCAAGACCACCATCGACGAGATCATCGCCAAAGCCAACGGCATCCTGGCCCCCTACACGCTCGACGTCCGCAACGTGGCCTGGCACAGCGTCTACGAAGTGGGCCACAGGCTCACCGACCGGTTCGACGACGTACTGCCCGCCGACGTCGGCACCCGCACCCCGCGCGTGTTCATCACCGGCGACGCCTGCCACACGCACAGTGCCAAAGCCGGCCAGGGCATGAACGTCTCCATGCAGGACGGCTTTAACATCGGCTGGAAGCTCGGCCATGTACTGGACGGCCGCAGCCCGGAGAGCCTGCTCTCCACCTATTCAGCCGAGCGCCAGGTGGTGGCTCAGAACCTCATCAATTTCGATAAGGAATGGTCCACGCTGATGGCTAAGCGGCCCGAGGAGTTCGAGAACCCCTCGGACCTTGAGGACTTTTACGTGCGCACCGCCGAATTCCCGGCCGGTTTCATGACGGAGTACACGCCGTCGATGGTCATCGCCGAAGCCAAGCACCAGGACCTGGCTGCCGGTTTTCCCTTAGGCAAGCGCTTCAAGTCCGCACCCGTGAGACGCGTCTCGGACACCAATCCGGTTCACCTCGGCCACCAGGCCAAGGCGGACGGCCGCTGGCGGATCTACGTCTTCGCCGACGCGGCGCCGGCCGGAGCTGCCTCGCCGGTCAGCGACCTGGCCCGGTGGCTGGACACCGCTCCCGAGTCGCCGCTGGCAGCCACGCCGGAGGGTGCAGACCGCGACGCCTGGTTTGACGTCAAGGTCATTTACCAGCAGGACCACACCGGCATC
This genomic interval from Arthrobacter sunyaminii contains the following:
- a CDS encoding alpha/beta hydrolase yields the protein MAKLDLRVRLIGRALRRISVTGKSEEQILTDQQRTVEHNPVLDWVLGGLAAGVDVTNDTADGGEGRIPVRIYRPHNAQGLLPLVILIHGGGWTSGTLNTYDWLASKIAKETGAVVVSLDYRLAPTHRWPAAAEDCYAALVDVAARAAQWQADGGRIAVVGDSAGGNLAAVLTLMARDRSGPPITFQGLIYPATDLTLGSASLEENADAPVLTKSDVLAFRRHYVPDDGDRSNPYASPLLAADHSGLPPALIQVAEHDPIRDDGLRYAEVLRAAGVPVRVTTYVGMPHGYLAFPRLCRSAPQALAELCSELQLALAPAEVR
- a CDS encoding histidine phosphatase family protein translates to MKDAGRIAATLGDLLSGSLPDGDGGTLLISSDLRRTRQTAETISDRLGLAITFDPDLREQLL
- a CDS encoding YnfA family protein, producing the protein MVWQAVREDRAWWWAGLGVIALGLYGFVATLQPDAHFGRILAAYGGVFVAGSLAWGMVFDGFRPDRWDVIGSIICLAGVAVIMFAPRASAVTS
- a CDS encoding S-ribosylhomocysteine lyase → MDQERMNVESFNLDHRLVAAPYIRVADTKQLPGGDVITKFDVRFTQPNAAHLEMDAVHSLEHLFAEHSRNHSDKVIDFSPMGCQTGFYLMMQGAPAFEEVAALIEVTLNDVLRAAEVPAANEVQCGWGANHSLEAAQAAASGFLAERAGWDVVYA
- the mtnN gene encoding 5'-methylthioadenosine/S-adenosylhomocysteine nucleosidase is translated as MSSAAFVILVAMEDELVPFMERAEDIGPARQIGNAVHRDAVLAGHPVVLVRTGIGLVNAAGAATSALLEAQRAGGNTEHPVVISAGSAGGLGAGVRVGDVVVGTQYINVDADARAFGYKLGQVPGMPDTYPAPEPLTESIRLARSGGTIPMHHGLIVSSYNFVTPARAELITGSFPGALATDMESSAIAQTCFVFGAPFISVRGISDLCGPAAEDDFRDQVDDAATQSANVVISSLDAMAGVAGAYQPA
- a CDS encoding D-2-hydroxyacid dehydrogenase family protein, with translation MLVKCAVLDDYQHAATRFADWGSLGEQVELTVFTDHLTGEDAAAERLAGFDVVVLMRERTPFPASLLVRLPRLKLLVTTGMRNASIDVEAARNQGVTVCGTASNSSPPAELTWALILGLARHLVPEATALRDRGPWQHTVGTDLHGATLGLLGLGKIGSQVARVGTAFGMDVLAWSSNLTAERAEATGARLAASKEELLAEADVVSVHLVLSDRTRGLLGAEELALMKPTAHLINTSRAAIVDQAALLEALMQGRIAGAGLDVFEEEPLPASSPFRDLPNVLATPHLGYVTERNYATFFPQVVEDIQGFLAGAPLRML
- a CDS encoding M20/M25/M40 family metallo-hydrolase, with the protein product MRTPTPRDHQLLAGDQHAASVRRRTFLGGVAGTTAAGLAGLSLLTAPSAVPAPAAPAIPGTDTDPLDLLKRMLSFDTQNFGTGASTRPHAEMLREVWTRAGVPVEIIDTPQPNNVHLIARIPGTGRADPLLLLGHSDVVPVELENWTADPFSGEVRNGEIYGRGALDMKGANAASIAALLRHLSEGARFDRDIIVLTDCDEEAGSFGSRWLAANYWDKLDAGSVLTEGGWFLAQEDQTTPMLISATRQDKVYFNIDLIARGTATHSSKPLSDAAIVTLARAVAKLGDWQAPVYLTDVTREYFRALAEATRNRGFAQALRRMLEARNPQMLDRWARMVIAKSPYPALHSALLRTTHAFVIENAGYKENVIPSSAEARLNCRAIPGGQKPREFLAQVRDRLSGKDVEVRIAAPEGVSEEDYLATLDQTWATPPADTNTDLFRALKTAARKTYPGARFTPALFEAGTSLAPWRDRGIPGYGVYPYVLSNEQLIGMHGNDERIFTAALEQGTNYMYSVFSGFRV
- a CDS encoding FAD-binding monooxygenase, whose amino-acid sequence is MQFHHHGYVSGDPRIQPAAGMGLDRPAELPDQVDVLIVGSGPAGMLTAAQLSQFPNITTRIVERRDGRLVLGQADGIQARSVETFQAFGFAEEITAEAYRITEMCFWRPDPEDPSRIVRSGRALDDEAGISEFPHLIVNQARVLDYFARVMAYAPTRMAPDYGFEFVGLEVDDDAEYPVTVTLLRTAGPDEGTERTVKAKYVVGSDGARSKVRSAIGCTLEGDKANHAWGVMDVLANTDFPDIRTKCAIQSSNGGSILLIPREGGHLFRMYVDLGVVPEDDNGAVRKTTIDEIIAKANGILAPYTLDVRNVAWHSVYEVGHRLTDRFDDVLPADVGTRTPRVFITGDACHTHSAKAGQGMNVSMQDGFNIGWKLGHVLDGRSPESLLSTYSAERQVVAQNLINFDKEWSTLMAKRPEEFENPSDLEDFYVRTAEFPAGFMTEYTPSMVIAEAKHQDLAAGFPLGKRFKSAPVRRVSDTNPVHLGHQAKADGRWRIYVFADAAPAGAASPVSDLARWLDTAPESPLAATPEGADRDAWFDVKVIYQQDHTGIDLNAVPSVFKPEVGPYRLTDLAKVYGADPKADIFEERGLDRGGVMVVVRPDQYVANVLPLTATAELGDFFAPLLPARQSQG